From Daucus carota subsp. sativus chromosome 6, DH1 v3.0, whole genome shotgun sequence, the proteins below share one genomic window:
- the LOC135147182 gene encoding uncharacterized protein LOC135147182, translating into MRIWKQAKNSSAYDKVNVTHQKTKNSRRKRIEINCEQFWRIPLSRRTNIRSIACAMHMSKSTVQRKHKEGDFRKHTNPLKPHLKDSNKIARVRFCLSMIDKNSGGTPKFLDMFNMIHIDEKWFYITKKAEKFYLLPEENDPERTCKSKNFTTKVMFLTAIARPRFDANGYEVFSGKLGTFPFVTKQPAKRSSVNRMEGTLKTKPITSDNAKMHIDPNDEEFRSAVSKYGLNVQLICQPPNSPDLNVLDLDFFSAIQSQQHQEAPKTIDDLINVVDKAYDEFPSIKSNHIFLTLQQCMTEKLKCRGSFSYKIPHMGKVSLERNGKLPL; encoded by the exons ATGCGCATATGGAAGCAGGCTAAAAATTCTTCAGCCTACGACAAAGTTAATGTTACtcatcaaaaaacaaaaaattctcGGCGGAAAAGAATTGAAATCAATTGCGAGCAATTTTGGAGGATACCTTTATCTCGAAGAACAAATATTCGATCGATAGCATGTGCTATGCATATGAGTAAATCAACTGTGCAGCGCAAACACAAAGAAGGTGATTTTCGCAAACATACAAATCCATTGAAACCACATTTGAAAGACTCTAATAAAATTGCAAGAGTTCGGTTTTGCCTGTCCATGATTGATAAAAATAGCGGAGGTACTCCTAAATTTTTGGACATGTTTAACATGATACATATAGATGAAAAGTGGTTCTATATCACTAAGAAGGCTGAGAAGTTCTATCTTTTGCCGGAAGAAAATGACCCTGAAAGAACCTGTAAAAGCAAAAATTTCACAACAAAGGTTATGTTCTTGACGGCTATTGCACGGCCAAGGTTTGACGCAAATGGTTATGAGGTATTTTCAGGAAAGCTTGGAACTTTTCCATTCGTCACTAAGCAGCCGGCTAAAAGGAGCAGCGTGAATAGGATGGAAGGGACTCTTAAAACCAAGCCGATAACTTCG GACAATGCTAAGATGCACATCGATCCTAACGATGAAGAATTTCGATCAGCGGTCTCAAAATATGGTTTGAATGTCCAGTTAATATGTCAACCTCCAAATTCCCCTGACCTGAATGTTTTGGACCTTGATTTCTTTAGTGCGATTCAGTCACAACAGCACCAGGAGGCTCCTAAAACAATTGATGATTTAATCAATGTGGTTGACAAGGCATATGATGAGTTCCCGTCCATTAAGTCGAATCATATATTTCTAACTTTACAGCAGTGTATGACTGAAAAACTGAAATGTAGGGGTTCTTTCAGCTATAAAATCCCACACATGGGGAAGGTATCTTTAGAAAGGAACGGGAAACTGCCACTTTAG